GCCACATTGAAAATAAACCATTCCTGTTAGTTCAGTAATTTGGCAAAATATTCACTTCAGGTTGGCATTGTTTCCTTCCAgggaaatgcatttttttccccaagcTGCAAATGTAATTCTTTCCACAGTATTTGTGGCACCTGAGGACTGATGTTGATTTGCCTTTCTCTTTATTACACTATGTAGCTTTAATtcagtctctttttttttcctgtacatGTTTTGTATGCAATACCCAGCTCATTCATTTACAAATCCTTTTAGTCTGAGGTTTACAAAAGGTGATGACATTGAATGAATTGTTTTCCCTAAATGGGtcagctgcagacaaactgtCCAAATATGTCTTCTTAAAATGTATCACCACAGTCTTTTTCTTGTTTCACTTTTGATGTGTTTTACTTCTGATGTGAATGGTAACTTGTCGGAATTTATATCACCACATCGGGAATTgtcaaacatgaaaacattttatatttcagtAAGTACTGAGTTTAACATAAttgcagagaaaagcatttacctctctctgtctgctcacATTAAGTACACTTCTGGGTCTGCAGGAACTGTCAGATAGCACCCTGTTAGAGAGCCATCTTTGTACTGGCGGCTGTTGTTTTGTGTAGAAATAATGCAACTTCTTTTCTTGGATGAACTAGAGCTTTAAGGACGTGAGTGAGTGGTACCCCTAAGCCAGCGATGTCACGGGTTccgacccctcctcctcctggggaGATGTCAAGTGGACCTGTGGCAGAGAGCTGGTGTTACACACAGGTACGTGCATCATAGAACATGATTTAACTTTCTAAACCTGACGGTGATGAATATGGTACTGTTGTGGGGCAAATTAGGTTATAGATGTGACTTGCTAACCAGTTTCTTTGTGTTAAAGTTCTGGGACACGCtctgtttttttactttgagAAGATGCAACGTTTTACACTAAGTCATTTTAATATATAGGTAgataatgtattttatttgtagTGCTTTGGTCTAATGGTTCTCTATGTTTCTTTTGGTTCCAAGGTCAAAGTAGTGAAGTTTTCCTACATGTGGACCATAAACAACTTCAGTTTTTGCAGAGAAGAAATGGGAGAAGTGCTAAAGAGCTCAACCTTCTCCTCTGGTCCTAATGACAAAATGAAATGGTTAGTACTTGCATTTCTTCAGAAAGTATGTTTATTCTGTTTTCATTAAAATTCTGAAGGGACATTAATGAATGAGTGGAGGAGCTAAGAGTTTGCATcctttatttaaatgcatttgaCTTGCATTTGCAGCTTTGGCACATCTAGTTTCATTTCCTCAACATAAATGTTATtgtaaagttgttgtttttagtgTGGGAACTCAAATGAGAGGTCCTCCCTCAGAGATTTTCCCAGTGCTGTTTTGTCAAGTGATAAAAATAGTTACAGCTCTgtggtttagtttttttttcttcaggttACTAATGTGCAGTGTTTACTTTTCAGGTGTCTGCGAGTTAATCCAAAGGGACTTGATGATGAAAGCAAAGATTATCTATCATTGTATTTGCTTCTTGTTAGTTGTCCAAAAAGTGAAGTAAGAGCAAAGTTCAAGTTTTCTTTATTGAATGCTAAACGAGAGGAGACAAAAGCAATGGGTGAGTCCAAATAAATACAATCCACTTTCATTTCTACATCATTaatgaacatttaaaacatttgtaaaCACAGGGGTGATAAgagtgttttgttcctgtcaaTGCAGAAAGCCAAAGAGCATATAGATTTGTCCAAGGTAAAGACTGGGGTTTCAAAAAATTCATAAGGAGAGATTTCCTCCTGGATGAAGCAAACGGGCTCCTACCAGATGACAAGCTTACCCTGTTCTGTGAGGTAATGGTTATTGTTTTGTCAAATTGGACTTGCATTGCTTTTgtataaaaactaaaataactttttttttttttttttttttttttttttttttttaaatgtgtggcCTAATTTTCCATTAGTGTCTGTCTACCAGTACTGTTGCAGAGGTGCAGTTTTGTTGTTCTGCAACTGTTTATTTTGTATCAAAATTACATTACTGCATTATTGATGCATTTATGCACCTTATGTAACCTTTATGTTATCAACACAAGGGTCTCTTAATTCTTGTCATGATGCATTTACAGAAGTGTTGTCGTGCCATTTAAATACAAGTATACTGGTGGCATTTGATTCAAATAACATTAgttagaaaatgaaatgttaCCTCTATCTTCCATCATTTTCTATAAAGCTTATTCACACAAAATTTTAATTCAATGTGTCGTGTCAAGAATAATAAATGTCTCCCAAGTCTTTTTTGTCCAAGGGACAAGTTAAATTAAGTGTCAGGGAATTTTGGCTTAAATGCATTTGGCTTAATTGTGTCAGGGTAGACAGCGTCGCCGACAAGTGGTTCCAAAAGATTCAACAATTTCAGGGAATTGGCACTTTGATAAACAAATTACATTCATATTAAAATCAAAATGCCTTTTCTAGTCAATTAGGTGTCTCTGCAAAGTTAATTAAATTTGCTGCTAAATTGGATGAGGTGTTCAGCCCTGATGCTTCCCTTCTCTCTGCTACAGGTAAGTGTTGTCCAGGACTCCGTTAACATTTCGGGACAGTCAAACATGAACATGCTGAAGGTACCGGAGTGTCAGCTCTCTGATGACCTGGGAAACCTGTGGGAGTGTTCACGCTTCACAGACTGCAGCCTCTATGTGGGAGGACAGGAGTTCAAAGCCCATAAATCCATCCTTGCGGGTAAGATCAGTGTGACCACCAGAAATTTAGAAAGCAGTAATCGATAGAGAATCCCTCAAAATGGTCCAGCAAGACGCATGTGTCTGTAGTTAATGCTGGACAGGCTCCTGAATCACCTGTTAAGGCTACAGATGCTCTACACTCCTGCCTTGATTTGTAGCTGCCTAGTTCTGCTCCGCTCTGCCCCTGCTTGGCCCTGCTTGACCCAGTTTTAGGATTCAGGAGATTGAGAGGCtgccctcctctccagctcgtCTCCATTAGAGATGGTGGCAGCTGCAGTAGTCAAGTGGAAATGCTGACAAAGTAGCAGCTTTGTGGATTTAGCAGTATTTTGGATCTGTTCACTATAAATGTGTTGCAGACTTTTTATAACTGTGCTCTCAAGGCTTTGTCACAAGTGCATACTTGTTGGGTTTGCTACGATTGATATTAATATACTAGTCTTTTGAgtcatagttttatttttttttcagcaaGGTCACCAGTCTTCAATGCAATGTTTGAACATGAAATGGAAGAAAGTAAAAAGGTAAGCTGTAACTGTTTTTGTCACAGTATTAGACATGTATGTGcctgcaaataaaaacatgaccagtagttTTATTAATGACTCttgacacaatgacacacatgtTTTGATGAATATCATAATCTTATCTCTTCACCTTTTTTATAAATTTAATGAATCTAAAGAAACCTGACTCCTCATTTTTGCAGAACCGTGTTGACATAAGTGACGTAGACCCAGAAGTCTTTAAGGAAATGATGGGCTTCATCTATACAGGAAAGGCCCCAAATCTGGAAAAGATGGCAGATAATTTGCTGGCAGCTGCAGATAAAGTAAGTATCTAAGCAGCAGACACttgtcttatttattattttaataaacgtCTGTCTATCATTTAATTTGATAGCAGAATGTTACTCGCCTATAAATTAGGCTCTCAGACCTTCTCTTCAGCAGATTGGCTTAGTTTGTGAGTTGCACAAACAGACGGATCCTGACAAATCCCTAGTTGGACTTGAGCTcgttgctacacaacagtttaTCTTGAGGATCTCTGATATTTGAGTTGCTGTGCCCATATTTAAATTATATCACAACTTCCAGTTTTCTTTGACTGCTTTTACTTCTGCTGTCAATCATTTGGCTCAGGCAAAAATGTTTAATATCTGACAACTTCCTGAGGTGTTTTGGGCCAAGACACTACAGCTTGAAGCATTATCATGTCTTGCTGTCCTAACACCATcttctaaatataataataaataataatgtgactaataattcattattatttctaGAAACATTTTGCACATGGTACAgtattttttcatgttttattcctCAATAGTAAACAAGTTAGTAAAACGgactaaaatatttaaataaaggtttgatGTGGTACAGTAGGTTTTAAACCTTGTTATTTGTTAGCTTGCCTgcaatacataaataaatcagcAAAACGCAAGTGAAGAAGAAGATAGCCATACGTCtgcttagtgtgtgtttgtgttttggatTCTGCTAATTATTTCCTCCTCATTGCACCTGTAGCTTTTATTCACACTTAAAACCTCATCCCATGGTCAACCACACTGCATCCAGGATGTAACCTCTGCTTTTtgtgcccccccctccaccccagtATGCTCTAGAGCGTTTAAAGGTCATGTGTGAAGAGGCGTTGTGCAACAGCCTTTCAGTTGAGAATGTGGCCGACACCCTTATCCTTGCAGACTTGCACAGTGCCGAGCAGCTCAAAGCACAAGCCATAGATTTTATCAACAGGCAAGTAttgctgaaaaaaaaacctccagtGATAAATTCCTGCTGCCATTTCTGTTTACCAGCCCTGAATGCTTACCTTTTTATCTCCTTGCCATAGGTGCAGTGTCCTGAGACAGCTGGGCTGTAAAGATGGAAAGAACTGGAATAGCAAGTATGTAATTAGCTGATATATGTGACACAAGATTAATAACACACTCTTATCTCTTTCCCCAACCAGATGCATTAGAATTCATTGTTTTAGCAATGGCAGACAGAGTGCTATTTGCCTTTTCAGTTTGAAGCTCCATATCTTTGTATCCAAGTTATTAATAGACTCATACCTGCATAAACCTTGGAAATGGAATATTTGTAGAATGTTAAAAAGAAAGGGAGGTGGTTGCTATGggcagttttcctttttaaatgaagtgtgtgttaTGGTGGGACACCTTGAAATGTTGATCTTGCCTCCCGTTTTCCCACACATGAAGACATTCTAATCCTGCCTTCAACCTGTATAGACACAGAAATCACTAATGGGCCTTTTCCAGTTTACAGTGAAACTTGAGCTTTGTCATTACGACCTCATTTatgtttattgatttttaatgTGCACATTCTTGCGTCTGAGCGTTAACTTCATTTTGCCTATGCTTACAGTCATGCTACAGATATAATGGAGACTGCAGGCTGGAAGTCAATGATCCAATCCCATCCTCACTTGGTAGCAGAGGCCTTCCGCGCTCTGGCTTCAGCACAGTGCCCACCCTTTGGTCTTCCCAGAAAGCGTCTAAAACAGTCCTGACTGCCTGACTGTGCCCCAGGACTTTACTGGAGGTGTGAATCATGGGTTTACAAAGGAAGGACTAGGGAGGGTAACACTATTATTTCCACCAAAACTGAACACACTTGAATAACAAACAGTGGAGCTTTCTGGCAGGGAATGTGGGGAGGCTGGCACATGGACGACTCGCATCAATGgattggggggaggggggttggtTTGGTCGATCATGCTCGTTTGCTTTGCTTCCCCTACTGAAATCTGTTCAGCCTGGGTAGCAAGTCAAGCTATCTGCTACTGTGTTTTCTCctgtaattttaaaaatggCCTTAATATATCTGCCATTGCTCTGGAGCTTCCCTAGAGTACTTTGTCTATTTTACTCTGTGCCTGCCTTGTCACAAAGACCAGGCCTCCTCCAGGTTGCACTAGTTCCCATGAATAGTCATTTTGATATGGAGTTCTATAGGAACGTAACAAAGGTTTAACTAAATGggaaatattatatatttgtaatGTTTAGCCTGTTTTGTGACTAGACATTAAAAAGCATGAACACTTTCAGTGCAAGGTCAGTTCTTTACACTTTTTAAAAGATGTGTATGCCCCATATTGATGGCACCATTTCTATGTAAATGACAGTTGAACCATCTTCAGAAAACCAGTGTACAAGAAAGTCTGTTCTATTGCGTAtttgtggggggaaaaaagtaaTCTGCCATTATAAAGATCCAGTGTCAATCCTAAAAATAGATGTAAACATGGAAACGTTTCTGTACCTTGGCCccaatactgtatataaaaacatgGAGGTATATGGAAATATTTACTCTCCCATTTGAATGACATAATCCAGATCATACATCTGTGAACTGTTAGATTCAATTTTGagaattttgtttttctttattgccAACTTGCAAATATATATTCTCAATATATTGTGGTTAACTAAAAGTGGAGAGACAGATGCATGGTCATGTTATTGTCAAAGAAAGTGTCCAAGTACCAATTTTTTAACAATTTATTTTCTGCAATTATGTGACATTTGTGCAGAAAGTATGTGCAAAAAAAATTCCTCTAACATGCTTGGATATTTGTAGGATGCTGAGCATCACCTCTACTGGCAATTTTATTCTGTGTCCGAATGGGGAGGGGGGTTGTCATGTTTATCCAGTCCGTCTTGTATGTAGTGTGATGTGACAGACACTTCAGAAGATTTTGAAAATTTAGAGTAGCGTCACTTTTCCAGGATGTTACTCATCATTCAGCATTTcgttgacttttttttttttttttttttttttttggttggcAGCAAAAAATGGAAGTTGTCTGCAAGAATGCCTGCATTAACCCATTAAAACATTTTCCAGCAGTCTCATGTGGCCCaggtttattttctgtttaaaatGGCGGTTGGTCATTTCAGTGTGACAGGTGACTTTGGTGGGATGAAGAGTGATCATTAGCCACACTTCTTAAACACGGTGACGTTGGTGGATACAGACACTGAGGTGGTGGAACTATCGGAAAAGAACACGTAGATGAtcaaaagaaaacctttaacatACTGAATGTTTGTTGTTCAGCCTTTTACGTTGAATGTAAGACATGATTCTTTCCGTCTTGTGCGAATGATTTGGCACAAGCTGTAATTAAAGCGAACAAGAGGCTGATGTTTCCTGCTGCAACAGAGACATCACCAGCAGCTTGCTGATCCTCGTCCGCCCCTCTCAGCACAGATCCTAGGAAGTGACctgatagcatctctgctttagGACGACTCTCCAACCTTTTATCTTCCTCCACTTTCTTCTACCAATTGTAACGTCTGAAAGGGAGGATGCCTGCAGTGGCGTATTCAAAATCAGAAATGTGTTCCATGGCTTGGATCACATAGGCTTACATAAGCGGCGGATGGGCATCTGGGCCAGGCATTTAGATATTTAAATACGGCCTTGTTCAGTCTTTG
This genomic interval from Betta splendens chromosome 21, fBetSpl5.4, whole genome shotgun sequence contains the following:
- the spopla gene encoding speckle-type POZ protein-like A, producing MSRVPTPPPPGEMSSGPVAESWCYTQVKVVKFSYMWTINNFSFCREEMGEVLKSSTFSSGPNDKMKWCLRVNPKGLDDESKDYLSLYLLLVSCPKSEVRAKFKFSLLNAKREETKAMESQRAYRFVQGKDWGFKKFIRRDFLLDEANGLLPDDKLTLFCEVSVVQDSVNISGQSNMNMLKVPECQLSDDLGNLWECSRFTDCSLYVGGQEFKAHKSILAARSPVFNAMFEHEMEESKKNRVDISDVDPEVFKEMMGFIYTGKAPNLEKMADNLLAAADKYALERLKVMCEEALCNSLSVENVADTLILADLHSAEQLKAQAIDFINRCSVLRQLGCKDGKNWNSNHATDIMETAGWKSMIQSHPHLVAEAFRALASAQCPPFGLPRKRLKQS